One window of the Proteiniborus ethanoligenes genome contains the following:
- a CDS encoding Gx transporter family protein yields MTRLRKIVFISLLVSLGLALSIIESMIPLPIPLPGMKLGLANIVCLVTLVIFGYKEAFVVAILRTIAFALATGSFSGLIYSFSGAILSTLAMTIVFKYLSNYFSLIGVSIFGAIFHNAGQLLAASLIMENLKIFSYFPFMTILSLFTGYFVGLSSILITNNMRKILGET; encoded by the coding sequence ATGACAAGACTTAGAAAAATTGTATTTATATCACTATTAGTTTCTTTAGGGCTTGCCTTAAGCATAATAGAATCAATGATACCCTTACCTATACCGCTACCGGGCATGAAACTCGGCCTAGCTAACATTGTTTGCTTAGTAACATTAGTTATATTTGGCTATAAGGAAGCTTTTGTTGTGGCGATACTAAGGACAATAGCATTTGCACTTGCTACAGGAAGCTTTTCAGGCCTTATATATAGTTTTTCTGGAGCAATACTTAGCACATTGGCAATGACAATAGTTTTTAAATATCTTTCCAATTATTTCAGCTTAATAGGCGTCAGTATTTTTGGGGCAATATTCCACAATGCTGGACAGCTTTTAGCAGCTAGTCTAATAATGGAAAATTTAAAAATATTTTCTTATTTTCCTTTTATGACAATATTGAGTCTTTTTACTGGATATTTTGTAGGATTAAGCTCAATACTTATAACAAATAACATGAGAAAAATACTAGGAGAAACTTAA
- a CDS encoding NusG domain II-containing protein, whose product MTRWDKYLIVIVLILSLVGIYFVKYYATNGENKYISVQVDGKETKKISFGANMIGKTIDIESEFGYNKIEIGDGRVRVIEADCPDKLDVKQGWISGPGEVIVCLPNRMVVEIKSQKNSNDEIDYISH is encoded by the coding sequence ATGACTAGATGGGACAAGTATCTTATTGTTATAGTATTGATACTAAGCTTAGTAGGTATATATTTTGTTAAATACTATGCTACTAATGGTGAAAACAAATATATAAGTGTTCAAGTAGATGGAAAAGAGACAAAAAAAATTTCTTTTGGTGCTAATATGATAGGCAAAACAATTGACATAGAGTCTGAATTTGGCTATAACAAAATAGAAATTGGTGATGGTAGAGTTAGGGTTATAGAAGCTGATTGTCCTGATAAACTTGATGTAAAGCAAGGCTGGATATCAGGACCAGGCGAAGTAATAGTATGCTTGCCCAACAGAATGGTAGTAGAAATAAAATCACAAAAAAATTCAAATGATGAAATAGACTATATCAGTCATTAG
- a CDS encoding nucleoside triphosphate pyrophosphatase, with translation MKNIILASSSPRRKELLKRYNLDFEIIASQIEERVLPYEEPVQVVMTLAFQKADDIAKRINKDAIVIAADTVVYLDSILGKPKDEEDAFHMLGSLSGKEHLVITGLALIDTSIGKKIVDYETTKVKFRELTPEKIRSYISTGEYKDKAGAYGIQGYGDILVEYIIGPYSNVVGLPIAKLDKLLEKHFCMKIL, from the coding sequence ATGAAAAATATAATATTAGCTTCGTCATCTCCTAGACGAAAAGAACTATTAAAGAGATACAATCTAGATTTTGAAATTATAGCAAGCCAAATAGAGGAAAGAGTTTTACCTTATGAAGAGCCTGTTCAAGTAGTTATGACTTTAGCATTTCAAAAGGCTGATGATATTGCTAAGAGAATTAATAAGGATGCTATAGTAATAGCAGCAGATACAGTTGTATATTTGGACAGTATTTTAGGCAAGCCAAAGGACGAAGAAGATGCTTTTCATATGCTAGGCAGTTTAAGTGGCAAAGAGCATTTGGTTATTACAGGCCTTGCATTAATAGATACTAGTATAGGGAAAAAAATTGTTGATTATGAAACTACTAAAGTAAAATTTAGAGAATTAACTCCTGAAAAGATTAGAAGCTATATAAGCACTGGGGAATACAAGGATAAAGCTGGAGCTTATGGTATTCAAGGCTATGGAGATATATTAGTAGAATATATAATAGGACCCTATTCAAATGTAGTAGGGCTCCCCATAGCTAAGCTAGATAAGCTTTTAGAAAAGCATTTTTGTATGAAAATTCTTTAA
- the radC gene encoding RadC family protein has translation MGKDFSYTIKDLPEDERPREKLYKYGPKALSNTELLAIIIRTGNRENTAIEISQKLLVGKKEGISFLANTNLQEITKIKGIGKCKAAQILAAVELGKRVMSETNSDKSRVTSPSDIADILMLDMGHLKKEHFRIVMLDTKNGIIGIEDISIGSLNSSIVHPREVFKEAIAKSSASIILVHNHPSGDPTPSKEDIAITRRLSEGGEILGIKVLDHIIIGNKKYISLKEKDIL, from the coding sequence ATGGGGAAAGATTTTAGCTATACAATTAAGGATTTACCAGAGGATGAAAGACCAAGAGAAAAACTTTATAAATACGGTCCTAAGGCATTATCAAATACCGAATTGTTGGCTATAATAATAAGAACTGGCAATAGAGAAAATACAGCCATAGAGATTAGTCAAAAACTCTTAGTAGGTAAAAAAGAAGGTATTTCTTTTTTAGCAAATACAAATTTACAAGAGATAACAAAGATAAAAGGAATAGGCAAATGTAAGGCAGCTCAAATACTGGCTGCTGTTGAACTTGGTAAACGAGTTATGTCAGAAACAAATTCGGATAAATCAAGAGTAACATCTCCTTCTGATATAGCTGATATTTTGATGCTAGATATGGGTCATTTGAAAAAAGAGCATTTTAGGATAGTTATGCTGGACACTAAAAATGGGATAATTGGTATAGAAGACATATCCATAGGAAGCTTAAACTCTTCAATAGTCCATCCAAGGGAAGTATTTAAAGAGGCTATTGCTAAGAGTAGTGCTTCTATAATTCTTGTCCATAATCATCCAAGTGGAGATCCTACACCTAGCAAAGAAGATATAGCAATAACTAGAAGGCTAAGCGAAGGAGGAGAGATTTTAGGAATTAAAGTATTAGATCATATAATAATTGGAAATAAAAAATATATAAGTCTAAAGGAAAAAGATATACTATAA
- a CDS encoding ABC transporter substrate-binding protein — protein MKKNKVGSIIGIILVGMLVLSGCSSSSNRGDKTSGEKIFTIGISQLAEHPALDDTRKGFEDGLRELGINAEIIYKNAQGDIPNTVSIAQKFVKDEVDLIFAIATPSAQSAKQSTSNIPVLFSAVTDPVKAEIVHDWEKVGGNVTGTSDMAPTESQLKMFKEINSSIKTIGILYNTSEANSQIQIEEVMRLAPAQGLEVVPVGVSNVNELPQAISSLVKKVDALYMITDNMVASSVELISKVAIENNMITVSAEESQVKGGLLITNGLSYYELGKQTARMAKEILVDKKDASTIPVGTAETTITTVNQKTLEALGLDENLPLLKDAIKVGE, from the coding sequence ATGAAAAAAAACAAAGTAGGTAGCATTATAGGAATTATTTTGGTTGGTATGTTAGTTTTATCAGGATGTAGTTCAAGTAGCAATCGAGGAGATAAAACCTCTGGTGAAAAAATATTTACTATTGGTATTAGTCAACTGGCAGAGCATCCAGCCTTAGATGACACTAGGAAGGGCTTTGAGGATGGTTTAAGAGAATTAGGAATAAATGCAGAGATAATCTATAAAAATGCTCAAGGCGATATTCCAAACACAGTTAGTATTGCTCAAAAGTTTGTTAAGGATGAAGTAGATTTAATATTTGCCATAGCAACACCGTCAGCACAAAGTGCTAAACAATCTACCTCTAATATACCTGTATTGTTCAGTGCTGTAACAGATCCTGTCAAAGCAGAAATCGTCCATGATTGGGAAAAAGTTGGTGGGAATGTAACTGGAACATCTGACATGGCGCCTACAGAATCTCAATTGAAGATGTTTAAAGAAATAAATTCAAGTATTAAAACCATAGGAATTTTATATAACACAAGTGAAGCTAACTCTCAAATTCAAATAGAAGAAGTAATGAGGCTGGCTCCTGCTCAGGGTCTTGAAGTAGTTCCTGTTGGGGTAAGCAATGTAAATGAACTTCCCCAAGCTATTAGCTCTTTAGTAAAAAAAGTAGATGCATTATATATGATTACAGACAACATGGTAGCATCATCAGTAGAGCTAATATCAAAGGTAGCCATAGAAAATAATATGATTACAGTTTCTGCAGAAGAATCACAAGTTAAAGGTGGCTTACTTATAACAAATGGACTTAGCTACTACGAACTTGGAAAGCAAACTGCAAGGATGGCAAAGGAAATTCTTGTAGACAAAAAAGATGCTTCTACTATACCTGTTGGAACAGCCGAAACCACCATAACTACTGTAAATCAAAAAACTTTAGAAGCATTAGGTTTAGATGAAAACTTACCCTTGCTTAAAGATGCTATAAAGGTAGGAGAGTAG
- a CDS encoding ABC transporter permease, with product MNSLIITSLEQGLIFAVLAMGVVLTYKILDMADLSVEGTFPFGAFVFAKFISMGLNPLISTLLAFCFGTFAGLFTAILFIKLRIKPLLAGILTMTILYSANLKINGKANIPLFSYGSIFDLGSAIVVLLIIVLSIKLIIDLFLKTETGYLLIATGDNESIVKSLGENSDKYKVIGLMIANGLVALSGAMMAQVQGFADITMGSSIIVVALASIIIGDTIKRNSKWIKLTTRAILGALIYKLIGGIAIDLGLNPTDLKAISAIIVIGFISYNNFAADLFANRKKEGGDNHATNKKPMEKL from the coding sequence ATGAACTCATTAATAATAACATCCTTAGAGCAGGGACTTATATTTGCTGTTTTAGCTATGGGGGTAGTACTAACATATAAAATATTAGATATGGCTGATCTCTCTGTCGAAGGAACTTTCCCCTTCGGAGCCTTTGTATTCGCCAAGTTTATATCTATGGGATTAAATCCTTTAATAAGTACTTTATTAGCATTTTGCTTTGGTACATTTGCAGGATTATTTACAGCGATTCTCTTTATTAAATTAAGAATAAAGCCTTTACTTGCAGGAATATTGACCATGACCATACTTTACTCTGCTAATCTCAAGATTAATGGTAAAGCTAATATACCTCTCTTTAGCTATGGCTCAATATTCGACCTAGGTTCTGCCATAGTAGTATTATTAATTATTGTATTATCAATAAAATTAATCATAGATTTATTTTTAAAAACTGAAACAGGCTATCTATTAATTGCAACAGGAGATAATGAGTCCATAGTAAAGTCTCTAGGGGAAAATAGCGATAAATATAAAGTTATAGGTTTAATGATAGCTAATGGACTAGTAGCATTAAGTGGAGCAATGATGGCTCAAGTACAAGGTTTCGCAGATATAACCATGGGAAGCTCTATTATAGTAGTAGCACTAGCTTCAATTATAATTGGAGATACAATAAAAAGGAATTCTAAATGGATTAAGCTTACAACAAGAGCTATCTTAGGTGCATTGATTTATAAGCTAATTGGAGGAATTGCCATAGATTTAGGCTTAAATCCAACAGATTTAAAAGCAATCAGTGCAATAATAGTAATAGGATTTATCTCTTATAATAATTTTGCAGCAGATTTATTTGCTAATAGAAAAAAAGAAGGAGGAGACAATCATGCTACAAATAAGAAACCTATGGAAAAGCTTTAA
- the ric gene encoding iron-sulfur cluster repair di-iron protein: MLTMGIFNKSQKLGEIVAMFPKASEVFMHNQMDFCCGGDKALEEAAKEKGLALREIIEQLEALYKEYRSKINRDTDWRTEKYSDIIDFIVNTHHTFLKKELPDTEKLVAKILKVHFIDSGEVLTKVHKLFAQLKSELEMHLVKEEEILFPMIREYEQNPSKNLLDKIAKEIESTENEHDTAGDIIKELRKATDQYTVPPTGCYTFELTYKKLQDIESDLFQHIHLENNIMHERLKKENSI; the protein is encoded by the coding sequence ATGTTGACAATGGGAATTTTTAATAAATCTCAAAAGCTAGGCGAAATCGTTGCAATGTTTCCAAAGGCGTCTGAAGTGTTTATGCACAATCAAATGGATTTTTGTTGTGGAGGAGACAAAGCCTTAGAAGAAGCAGCTAAAGAAAAGGGGTTAGCCTTAAGAGAAATTATTGAACAACTAGAAGCCTTGTATAAAGAATATAGGTCAAAAATAAATAGAGACACTGATTGGAGAACAGAAAAATATTCAGATATAATTGATTTTATAGTCAATACTCACCATACATTTTTAAAAAAGGAATTGCCTGATACTGAAAAGCTAGTAGCTAAAATACTTAAAGTTCACTTTATTGATAGCGGTGAGGTATTAACAAAGGTTCATAAATTGTTTGCTCAATTAAAATCCGAATTAGAAATGCACCTTGTTAAGGAAGAGGAAATATTGTTCCCTATGATTAGAGAATATGAACAAAACCCATCAAAGAATTTATTGGATAAAATTGCAAAAGAAATCGAAAGTACAGAAAATGAGCATGATACTGCTGGAGATATAATAAAAGAGCTTAGAAAGGCTACTGATCAATATACTGTTCCTCCTACAGGCTGTTACACCTTTGAGCTTACTTATAAAAAATTACAAGACATAGAGTCAGATTTATTCCAGCATATTCATCTAGAAAATAATATTATGCATGAAAGATTAAAAAAGGAAAATTCTATCTAA
- a CDS encoding DUF4321 domain-containing protein codes for MRAKNRNLAVLFALIVAGVVLGGIIGDLLSDKIPLLAYSYPIGFKTPLHLDLSVIELTFGLVIDINIASAIGFLIAFVMYKRL; via the coding sequence ATGAGAGCAAAAAACAGGAATTTAGCAGTTTTATTTGCACTAATAGTTGCGGGAGTAGTGCTAGGTGGAATTATAGGTGACCTTTTAAGCGATAAGATTCCTTTACTGGCCTATAGTTATCCTATAGGATTTAAAACTCCCTTACACTTAGATTTAAGCGTAATTGAACTTACATTTGGATTAGTTATTGACATAAACATAGCTAGTGCTATTGGATTTTTAATAGCATTTGTAATGTATAAAAGATTATAG